A window from Mogibacterium neglectum encodes these proteins:
- a CDS encoding ABC transporter ATP-binding protein, which yields MFREMLKLLTKTGKRDLIISSVFFALYGLSSIAMIVIVFSILFQIFDGTSLASLYKGFIAIGLLVVFKGICNMVADMKKHSAGFDIVQQIRERMIIKLKKFSLGFYTNERLGEINTILHKDVDNMSLVVGHMWSRMFGDFLIGAVVFIGLASIDFKLAILMAVSVPIALVFLYLTIKQSERIENQNNSALLDMVSLFVEYVRGIPVLKSFSNNKSLDNELMNKTKKFGETSKVASRFKAKQLSIFGFLLDIGYLVLLIAGAILVIKGSLDVLNFIIFAVISKEFYKPFASMEQHYMNYVSAVDSYERLSRILYADVIPDKVNGIVPMDNDIAFENIDFSYEKDEFKMEKLSFSIAEKTMTALVGESGSGKTTITNLLLRFYDVHKGKITLGGTDIRDIPYDELLDRISIVMQNVQLFDNTIEENIKVGKKGATKEEIIEAAKKARIHDFIMGLPKGYETDIGENGGILSGGQRQRISIARAFLKDAPILILDEMTSNVDPVNESLIQDAITELAKNRTVLVVAHHLKTIQKADQILVFQKGNLLEKGKHGELLEKDGYYTKLWKAQYEV from the coding sequence ATGTTTAGAGAAATGTTAAAGCTGCTTACAAAAACCGGCAAGAGAGATTTGATTATATCAAGTGTATTCTTTGCCCTTTATGGACTAAGCTCCATAGCCATGATTGTTATCGTATTTTCTATACTGTTTCAGATATTTGATGGGACGAGTTTAGCAAGTTTATATAAAGGTTTTATTGCAATTGGGTTACTTGTAGTATTCAAAGGCATTTGTAATATGGTTGCAGATATGAAAAAGCATAGTGCAGGTTTTGATATTGTTCAGCAAATCAGAGAACGCATGATTATTAAATTGAAAAAATTCAGTTTGGGATTTTATACCAATGAAAGACTGGGAGAGATCAATACAATTTTACACAAAGATGTTGATAATATGTCTCTTGTTGTAGGACACATGTGGTCGAGAATGTTTGGCGATTTTTTGATAGGTGCAGTCGTATTTATCGGTCTTGCAAGTATTGATTTCAAACTTGCTATTCTAATGGCTGTATCTGTTCCGATTGCACTTGTCTTTCTATATCTGACAATTAAGCAATCTGAAAGAATAGAGAATCAGAATAATTCAGCACTTCTTGATATGGTTAGCTTATTTGTTGAATATGTTAGAGGAATACCTGTACTAAAGAGTTTTTCAAACAATAAAAGCTTGGATAATGAGCTTATGAACAAGACAAAAAAGTTTGGAGAAACAAGCAAAGTAGCTTCAAGATTCAAGGCAAAACAGCTATCTATATTTGGGTTTTTACTGGATATTGGATATTTAGTTCTTTTAATTGCAGGAGCAATACTTGTTATAAAGGGAAGTCTTGATGTACTTAATTTTATTATCTTTGCAGTAATTTCAAAAGAGTTTTATAAGCCGTTCGCTTCTATGGAACAACACTATATGAACTATGTTTCGGCGGTAGATAGTTACGAAAGACTTTCAAGAATTTTATATGCAGATGTAATCCCGGATAAAGTGAATGGAATTGTTCCGATGGATAATGATATAGCTTTTGAAAACATAGATTTTTCCTATGAAAAAGATGAATTTAAAATGGAAAAATTGAGCTTTTCTATTGCTGAAAAAACTATGACAGCCTTAGTTGGAGAATCAGGTAGTGGAAAGACTACTATAACCAACTTGCTTTTAAGATTTTATGATGTGCATAAAGGAAAAATTACCCTCGGAGGAACTGATATAAGGGATATTCCTTATGATGAGCTTTTAGATCGTATTAGTATTGTCATGCAAAATGTTCAGTTGTTTGATAATACCATTGAAGAAAACATCAAGGTAGGTAAAAAAGGAGCAACGAAAGAAGAAATCATTGAAGCTGCAAAGAAAGCGAGGATACATGATTTCATTATGGGTTTACCAAAAGGTTATGAAACTGATATTGGAGAAAATGGTGGGATTTTATCAGGTGGACAGAGACAAAGAATATCTATTGCAAGAGCTTTTCTAAAGGATGCACCTATTTTAATTCTTGATGAAATGACAAGTAATGTTGATCCTGTAAATGAATCTTTGATACAAGATGCTATTACAGAACTTGCAAAGAATAGAACTGTACTTGTAGTGGCTCATCATTTAAAAACCATTCAAAAAGCTGACCAAATTCTCGTATTTCAAAAAGGAAATTTACTTGAAAAAGGAAAGCATGGGGAACTTCTTGAGAAAGATGGTTACTACACAAAATTATGGAAAGCTCAGTACGAGGTATAA
- a CDS encoding ABC transporter ATP-binding protein, which produces MILLKNVSYEWEDGRTALKNFNLEIKKGEFVLISGKSGSGKSTLGSVMNGLIPHYYKGKMKGEAFVSGKDISKLLLHEIGHIVGTVFQDPRSQFFTTTTDEEIAFGLQTICKSRYEIKQRVEEVYAELDIEELKGKSVFELSSGQKQKIAIASIYAMNPKVLILDEPSANLDMKATFDLFLILEKLKKKGTTVVLIEHRLYYVKSLFDRFLLVKDGEIAQDLSREEVIRLEGEFWDENGLRTLELEEYRISEKKDSYQLNDESINGKGLRFCYPNVAKDGKKQNKYILNHLDFNMECGKAIGLIGLNGTGKTTFARVISGLEKIKEGTIWAGKDKSLNHKDLMDMSYFVFQDSDYQLFSESVLDEMLLGISSKDKKENTQKAKSILSVLGLDKYIDKHPFALSRGEKQRLTIACGMMKQAKVFIYDEPTSGCDKDSMLSVAKLIEEQLKNGTTVLVISHDFEFLANTVSDLWVMGDGKIETVLDMSESNKFLILDKMRGGRELDR; this is translated from the coding sequence ATGATTTTGTTAAAAAATGTTTCTTATGAATGGGAAGATGGGCGAACTGCTTTAAAAAATTTCAATCTTGAAATTAAAAAAGGTGAATTTGTTTTAATTTCAGGGAAAAGTGGAAGTGGTAAAAGCACTCTTGGAAGTGTAATGAATGGTCTTATACCACATTATTACAAAGGCAAAATGAAAGGAGAAGCCTTTGTGTCCGGAAAAGATATAAGCAAATTATTACTTCATGAAATAGGGCATATTGTAGGGACTGTATTTCAAGATCCAAGAAGTCAGTTTTTTACAACAACTACAGATGAAGAAATAGCTTTTGGGCTTCAAACGATCTGCAAATCAAGATATGAAATCAAACAGAGAGTAGAAGAAGTATATGCAGAACTGGATATTGAGGAACTGAAAGGAAAATCTGTTTTTGAATTATCAAGCGGACAGAAACAAAAGATAGCTATTGCAAGCATCTATGCGATGAATCCGAAAGTTTTAATTTTGGATGAACCTTCAGCAAATTTGGATATGAAAGCAACATTTGACCTGTTTTTAATTTTGGAGAAATTAAAGAAAAAAGGAACAACAGTTGTTCTAATTGAGCATCGTTTGTACTATGTAAAATCTTTATTTGACCGTTTTCTTTTGGTGAAAGATGGAGAGATTGCACAGGACTTGAGTCGGGAAGAAGTTATCCGTCTTGAAGGGGAGTTTTGGGATGAAAATGGGCTAAGAACTCTTGAATTAGAAGAATACAGGATAAGTGAGAAGAAAGATTCATATCAATTAAATGATGAAAGTATCAACGGAAAAGGCTTGAGATTTTGCTATCCGAATGTAGCTAAGGATGGAAAGAAACAAAACAAGTACATCTTAAATCATCTTGATTTCAATATGGAGTGTGGAAAAGCCATTGGTCTTATAGGCTTAAATGGTACCGGGAAAACCACCTTTGCAAGAGTGATTTCAGGACTTGAGAAGATAAAAGAGGGAACAATATGGGCTGGAAAAGATAAGTCGCTTAATCATAAAGATTTAATGGATATGTCATATTTTGTCTTTCAAGATTCAGACTATCAGTTGTTTTCGGAAAGTGTACTTGATGAAATGCTACTTGGTATTTCAAGTAAAGATAAAAAAGAAAATACTCAAAAGGCAAAGTCTATTTTGAGTGTACTTGGCTTAGACAAATACATTGATAAGCATCCGTTTGCTTTATCAAGAGGAGAAAAACAAAGACTGACAATAGCTTGTGGAATGATGAAACAGGCAAAAGTTTTTATCTATGATGAACCAACATCAGGTTGTGATAAAGACTCAATGCTTTCGGTGGCAAAATTGATTGAAGAACAATTAAAAAATGGGACAACAGTCTTGGTAATAAGTCATGATTTTGAGTTTTTAGCAAACACAGTAAGCGATCTGTGGGTAATGGGAGATGGAAAAATAGAAACTGTTTTAGATATGAGTGAAAGTAACAAATTTCTCATATTAGACAAGATGAGAGGAGGTAGAGAACTTGATAGATAG
- a CDS encoding energy-coupling factor transporter transmembrane component T, translated as MIDRKTVDPRIKLILLPIASFTSFFISDTILLFGLIVFAFFLYVYSSMWKRALRFILFFVLLYCIELGLGKFREASIVFAIYMFIYFASRMTLIAMFGGYITKTTSVSEMLEALNRMKVPRSIGIPFSVLLRFVPTIRIELKALKENMKIRGIVTSRFFPLLHPFKYIEYTLVPLLMRMIKISDELSASALIRGLDSDENRVTLTKLRFRWADLLIGLLGALMIALVIVIQKIY; from the coding sequence TTGATAGATAGAAAAACAGTCGATCCGAGAATAAAACTTATTCTACTTCCAATTGCCTCCTTTACCAGCTTTTTTATAAGCGATACAATCCTACTTTTCGGACTGATTGTCTTTGCCTTTTTTCTGTATGTATACAGTAGTATGTGGAAAAGAGCATTACGCTTTATTTTGTTTTTTGTGCTTTTATACTGCATAGAGTTAGGGCTTGGAAAGTTTCGTGAAGCAAGTATCGTATTTGCAATATATATGTTTATTTACTTTGCATCAAGGATGACCTTAATTGCTATGTTTGGTGGATATATAACAAAGACTACAAGTGTAAGTGAAATGCTTGAAGCATTAAATAGAATGAAAGTACCAAGAAGCATTGGTATACCTTTTAGTGTTTTGCTTAGGTTTGTACCAACTATAAGAATAGAACTCAAGGCATTAAAAGAGAATATGAAGATTCGAGGAATCGTAACAAGTAGATTTTTCCCGTTGCTACATCCATTTAAATATATTGAATATACGCTTGTTCCACTTTTAATGAGGATGATTAAGATTTCAGATGAACTGTCAGCTTCAGCACTCATTAGAGGACTTGATAGTGATGAGAACAGGGTTACATTGACAAAATTGAGGTTTAGATGGGCGGATTTGTTGATTGGACTATTAGGAGCTTTGATGATTGCTCTTGTGATAGTAATACAGAAAATTTATTAG
- a CDS encoding MptD family putative ECF transporter S component yields MKNKLNGRDFITIGIFNAIGIVIYMVVAFAMATTVIGGFIASGVSFMVAATVYILMALKVKKKGVFTISGTLLGLIALSGGHLPHAVFAVIGGIICDLIIGNYESKGRMIIGYGIFALADFLGTVIPVILFGTASFVERASKWKMSEAQINEALSYFKVSWAVGFGLITFVLACIGAFVATKILKKHFEKAGVI; encoded by the coding sequence ATGAAAAACAAATTAAATGGTCGTGATTTTATTACAATCGGAATCTTTAATGCAATTGGAATTGTCATATACATGGTGGTTGCATTTGCTATGGCAACAACAGTGATTGGAGGATTTATTGCTTCAGGAGTTAGCTTTATGGTAGCTGCTACCGTTTATATACTTATGGCTTTGAAAGTTAAAAAGAAGGGCGTATTTACAATATCAGGAACGCTTCTTGGTTTAATTGCATTGTCAGGAGGACATTTGCCTCATGCAGTCTTTGCTGTAATCGGTGGAATTATATGTGATTTGATTATAGGAAATTATGAGAGCAAGGGACGAATGATTATTGGATATGGGATATTTGCATTAGCAGATTTTTTAGGAACAGTAATTCCTGTGATTTTATTCGGGACAGCTTCTTTTGTGGAAAGAGCATCAAAATGGAAAATGAGCGAAGCACAAATAAATGAAGCATTATCTTATTTCAAAGTTTCGTGGGCAGTAGGATTTGGCTTGATAACTTTTGTTCTTGCTTGCATAGGAGCATTCGTTGCAACAAAGATACTCAAAAAGCATTTTGAAAAAGCAGGAGTGATTTAA
- a CDS encoding sigma factor-like helix-turn-helix DNA-binding protein, whose amino-acid sequence MAKKEYYLYVKGKAVPVSEEVYKAYWKITEHEKYLQRKDWKHNVIPFSALDHDGHFVDNIIDEKIDLEKIVEVKMRIEELHRALNTLSKEERELMEAIFYKEESLRSISRREKVTHQAISGRRDRILEKLRKILEDKI is encoded by the coding sequence GTGGCAAAGAAAGAATATTACCTTTATGTAAAAGGCAAAGCCGTACCTGTAAGTGAAGAAGTCTACAAAGCCTATTGGAAGATAACAGAGCATGAAAAGTATCTCCAAAGAAAAGATTGGAAGCATAATGTAATACCATTTTCGGCACTGGATCATGATGGACACTTTGTAGATAACATCATAGATGAAAAGATAGACTTAGAAAAAATTGTAGAAGTAAAAATGCGAATTGAAGAACTTCATAGAGCATTAAATACTCTTTCAAAAGAAGAACGAGAGTTGATGGAAGCCATCTTCTACAAAGAAGAAAGTCTAAGGTCAATCAGCAGAAGAGAGAAAGTTACACATCAAGCAATCAGTGGGAGGAGGGATAGGATTTTAGAAAAACTGAGAAAGATTTTAGAAGATAAAATCTAA
- a CDS encoding DUF3847 domain-containing protein: MKKENTLQEVQEQISELQQEREKCDVKLKQLQNQGKKLEKLANEKERKRRNHRLIQRGLIVERVIKNPIMFTNDEIEELLKVATHTKEYRQAYEEMINGKDMEDETEIE; this comes from the coding sequence ATGAAGAAAGAAAACACATTACAGGAAGTACAGGAACAAATTTCTGAACTTCAGCAAGAAAGAGAAAAGTGCGATGTGAAGCTGAAACAATTACAAAATCAAGGCAAGAAATTAGAAAAACTTGCAAACGAAAAGGAACGAAAAAGAAGAAATCATAGGCTCATACAAAGAGGCTTGATAGTAGAAAGAGTCATTAAAAATCCTATCATGTTTACTAACGATGAGATAGAAGAATTACTTAAAGTTGCTACTCACACAAAAGAATACAGACAAGCCTATGAAGAAATGATAAATGGGAAAGATATGGAAGATGAAACAGAGATAGAGTAG
- the mobQ gene encoding MobQ family relaxase — MAETFHFNISMISRGKSKSAVASAAYISCEKIKNEWDGEVHDYHNKKGLLHSEIFLPENVPIALKDRTTLWNSVELNEKASNAQLARNFIIALPKELSFEENKKLITDFIQEHFVSKGMIADLAIHDESDEENNNIHAHIMTTLRPINKKGEWLAKSKKEYVLDEKGEKIKLKSGNYKTRKVELTDWNDKGNAEKWRKNFASLCNQYLEKNHQEKRVDHRSYKRQGIEEIPTIHMGASASALEKKGIETDKGNINREIKKHNSLVKAIKNKIKEITSWIDSLLGNLQAKYDEYKQTKKDELENKAELFNLYEYISIYNEIQGEKTKNLSYYGQIKKGNADLKRFVKAIYYLKDNHLQTIADLQGKVFELAKQSKKISGDIQDKTQRIKDLNQCVSCIDAIRENKEVYQEYKSKTLFKDSFYNSHKKEIDRYQRARKIIEKFTGTSAIKSSDWQKEISSLENQIQELTKDKAKVQDEFKQIDHIKYAVKIVNEEYGIDLSIEIDKAIKRGDKPSVIAQLKKFQEQEEIKGQYKQKAKEKAKENYKNKGEER, encoded by the coding sequence GTGGCAGAAACATTTCACTTTAATATTTCTATGATAAGCAGAGGAAAAAGTAAATCGGCAGTTGCAAGTGCAGCATATATCTCTTGTGAGAAAATCAAAAATGAATGGGACGGAGAAGTTCACGATTACCATAATAAAAAGGGACTTTTACATTCAGAAATCTTCTTGCCGGAGAATGTTCCCATAGCATTAAAAGATAGAACTACATTATGGAACAGCGTTGAACTAAATGAGAAAGCAAGCAATGCACAGCTTGCAAGAAATTTTATCATTGCTCTACCAAAAGAATTATCCTTTGAAGAAAACAAGAAACTCATTACCGACTTCATACAAGAACATTTTGTATCAAAAGGAATGATAGCAGACCTTGCAATTCATGATGAAAGTGATGAAGAAAATAACAATATCCATGCACATATTATGACTACTCTTAGACCGATTAATAAAAAAGGAGAGTGGCTGGCAAAAAGCAAAAAAGAATATGTTCTTGATGAAAAGGGAGAAAAGATAAAACTAAAAAGTGGTAATTACAAAACAAGAAAAGTAGAGCTGACAGACTGGAACGATAAAGGCAACGCAGAGAAATGGAGAAAGAATTTTGCAAGCCTTTGTAATCAGTATTTAGAAAAAAATCATCAGGAAAAGAGAGTAGATCATCGTTCCTACAAAAGACAAGGGATAGAAGAAATCCCAACCATTCACATGGGAGCAAGTGCCAGTGCCTTAGAGAAAAAAGGAATCGAAACCGACAAAGGAAATATCAATAGAGAAATCAAAAAGCATAACTCTTTAGTAAAAGCCATCAAGAACAAGATAAAAGAAATCACCTCTTGGATAGACTCTTTACTTGGAAATCTGCAAGCAAAATACGATGAGTATAAACAGACCAAGAAAGATGAACTGGAGAACAAAGCGGAACTCTTTAACCTCTATGAGTATATTTCTATCTACAACGAGATACAGGGAGAAAAAACAAAAAATTTATCCTACTACGGACAGATAAAAAAGGGAAATGCAGACCTAAAGAGATTTGTAAAAGCAATCTACTATTTGAAAGATAATCATCTTCAAACCATAGCAGACCTACAAGGAAAAGTCTTTGAACTGGCAAAGCAAAGTAAAAAGATAAGTGGTGATATTCAAGATAAAACACAAAGAATAAAAGACCTAAATCAATGTGTAAGCTGCATAGACGCTATCAGAGAAAACAAAGAAGTCTATCAGGAATACAAAAGCAAGACACTATTCAAAGACAGTTTTTACAATTCCCATAAAAAAGAAATAGACAGATACCAAAGAGCAAGAAAGATCATAGAAAAATTTACTGGAACATCAGCTATAAAGTCGAGTGATTGGCAGAAAGAAATATCAAGCCTTGAAAATCAGATACAAGAGCTAACCAAAGATAAAGCTAAAGTTCAAGACGAATTTAAGCAGATAGACCATATCAAATATGCAGTAAAGATTGTCAATGAAGAGTATGGAATAGACCTAAGCATAGAGATAGACAAGGCAATTAAGAGAGGAGATAAACCAAGTGTGATTGCACAACTGAAAAAATTCCAAGAGCAAGAGGAAATAAAGGGGCAGTACAAACAAAAAGCCAAGGAAAAGGCTAAAGAAAATTATAAAAATAAAGGGGAGGAAAGATAA
- a CDS encoding phage replisome organizer N-terminal domain-containing protein gives MADNRRYYWLKLKEDFFTDKRIKRLRKISGGDTYTIIYLKLLLLSLKDSGKLYYDGVETDFIKEIALTIDETEDDVMVTVNYIIAQGLMEIITENDEYFLTEIPSLIGSETASTRRSRKSRGQKALQCNTGATPCNLLQQNCNGDIEIDKEIDIELEKEGEIEKISPNLYGEYKNVSLTDEEYGKLKDKMQGHREEMIEKLSTYMQSTGRNYKDHYATLVHWYEQDKVKLKESHKSKIYTLEDYDKGEHL, from the coding sequence ATGGCAGACAACAGAAGATACTATTGGTTAAAATTGAAAGAAGATTTTTTTACAGATAAGAGAATCAAAAGGCTAAGAAAAATATCAGGAGGAGATACCTATACAATCATCTATCTTAAATTGCTTTTACTTAGCTTAAAAGATAGTGGGAAGCTGTATTATGATGGAGTAGAAACAGACTTTATCAAAGAGATTGCCTTAACGATTGATGAAACGGAAGATGATGTAATGGTTACAGTAAATTATATTATAGCACAAGGCTTGATGGAGATAATCACAGAAAATGACGAGTATTTTTTAACAGAAATCCCAAGTCTTATAGGTTCAGAAACAGCTTCTACAAGGCGTTCAAGAAAATCGAGAGGACAAAAAGCGTTGCAATGCAACACTGGTGCAACACCTTGCAACCTTTTGCAACAAAACTGCAACGGAGATATAGAGATAGATAAAGAGATAGATATAGAGTTAGAAAAAGAGGGGGAGATAGAAAAAATATCCCCCAACCTTTATGGAGAATATAAAAATGTTTCCTTAACCGATGAAGAATATGGGAAGTTAAAGGATAAAATGCAAGGTCATAGGGAAGAAATGATAGAGAAGCTGTCAACCTATATGCAAAGCACGGGAAGAAACTATAAAGATCATTATGCGACCTTAGTTCATTGGTATGAGCAAGATAAAGTTAAATTAAAAGAAAGCCATAAATCAAAAATATATACCCTTGAAGATTATGACAAGGGGGAACACTTGTAG
- a CDS encoding ORF6N domain-containing protein, with protein sequence MAEENKEIVIVDDKTIQEKIYLIRGQKVMLDADLAEIYGYETKNFNRQVKNNAEKFEGEDFMFQLTDEEMVELSRCKNFTLNRGTGRGSNIKYNPYAFTEQGIYMLMTVLRGELAVKQSRALVRTFKQMKDFIIENQDFIGSKELVQIAVQTNQNTKDIAEIKSQMATKEDLKKVMDNFIDPDTYKHFLLMNGDKIEADVAYTKIYKSAKKSIYVIDNYIGLKTLELLRAAKDNVEIIVFSDNVKNKDMLTKNILNDFRKDYPNINLKMKIAGKKYHDRYIAIDYGTDSEAFYLCGASSKDAGNKISSITKIEESSKDMYHMMFGGMLNNKDLKI encoded by the coding sequence ATGGCAGAAGAAAATAAAGAGATAGTTATTGTAGATGATAAAACTATACAAGAAAAAATATATCTTATTCGTGGGCAAAAAGTAATGCTTGATGCAGATTTAGCTGAAATATATGGTTATGAAACAAAAAACTTTAATAGACAGGTGAAAAACAACGCAGAAAAATTTGAAGGTGAAGACTTCATGTTCCAATTAACGGACGAAGAAATGGTAGAACTTTCAAGGTGCAAAAATTTCACCTTGAACAGAGGGACTGGTAGAGGAAGTAATATTAAATACAATCCTTATGCCTTTACAGAACAAGGTATTTATATGCTGATGACTGTATTAAGAGGTGAACTTGCTGTTAAGCAAAGCAGAGCTTTAGTTAGAACATTTAAGCAAATGAAAGATTTTATCATTGAAAACCAAGATTTTATCGGTTCAAAAGAATTAGTTCAAATAGCAGTACAGACAAATCAAAATACAAAGGATATAGCTGAAATAAAGTCGCAAATGGCTACAAAAGAAGATTTGAAAAAGGTTATGGATAATTTTATAGATCCGGACACATACAAGCATTTCCTTTTAATGAACGGAGATAAGATTGAAGCAGATGTTGCCTATACCAAAATATATAAGTCTGCAAAGAAAAGCATTTATGTGATAGACAACTATATAGGCTTGAAAACCTTAGAATTATTAAGGGCTGCAAAAGACAATGTTGAAATTATAGTCTTTAGCGACAATGTGAAGAACAAGGATATGCTGACAAAAAATATCCTAAACGATTTTAGAAAAGATTACCCTAATATCAATCTGAAGATGAAAATTGCAGGTAAAAAGTATCACGATAGATATATTGCCATTGACTATGGAACAGACAGTGAAGCCTTTTATCTTTGCGGAGCTTCATCAAAAGATGCAGGAAATAAAATATCAAGTATTACAAAGATAGAGGAATCTTCCAAGGATATGTATCATATGATGTTTGGCGGAATGCTGAACAATAAGGATTTGAAAATTTAA
- a CDS encoding transposon-encoded TnpW family protein — protein MHENRNEQNTGTKTIKKIGRATYEVVVHFNENATETMQDKLKRIMLREMEREKHQKVDKND, from the coding sequence ATGCACGAAAACAGAAATGAACAAAATACTGGAACAAAGACCATAAAGAAGATAGGAAGGGCAACTTACGAGGTTGTAGTCCATTTTAATGAAAATGCGACTGAAACCATGCAAGATAAATTGAAAAGGATAATGCTTAGGGAAATGGAGAGAGAAAAACATCAAAAAGTCGATAAAAATGATTAG
- a CDS encoding alpha/beta fold hydrolase: MNIHEFGKGNEQAILLIHPSVVRWDYFEHLIPLLKNKYHLIIPALPGYDSEDESDFTSIEKIAAELNEWLQAEEIAELYAVYGCSMGGSVALMVTLGQLIPIRHCIMDGGITPYQLPWLVTRFIALRDYLMIMLGRTGGVRLLEKAFATDEYSKEDLQYVADVLKCSSRKTLWRTFDSCNNYKIPQPIPKVDTQMHYWYADGEEKERKLDIAYMNQHFPQTEFKVLPKLGHAGLVLLKPDLFVTMINELF, encoded by the coding sequence ATGAATATACATGAATTTGGAAAAGGTAATGAACAAGCAATTCTGCTGATACATCCTTCTGTTGTAAGATGGGATTATTTTGAACATTTAATTCCGCTTCTCAAAAACAAATATCATCTGATTATTCCGGCTCTTCCCGGATATGATTCTGAGGATGAAAGTGACTTTACAAGCATTGAGAAGATCGCTGCCGAATTGAATGAGTGGCTTCAGGCTGAAGAGATTGCCGAATTGTATGCAGTATATGGGTGCTCGATGGGCGGCTCCGTTGCTTTAATGGTAACGCTTGGACAACTTATTCCAATCAGACACTGCATTATGGACGGAGGCATTACACCATATCAGCTACCATGGCTTGTCACACGCTTTATCGCCTTGAGAGACTATCTCATGATAATGCTGGGCAGGACAGGTGGAGTGCGCTTGCTTGAGAAGGCTTTTGCTACCGATGAATATTCGAAGGAAGATCTTCAATATGTTGCAGATGTTTTGAAGTGCTCCAGTAGAAAAACGTTATGGAGAACTTTTGACTCATGCAACAACTATAAGATTCCACAGCCCATTCCGAAGGTCGATACGCAAATGCATTACTGGTATGCCGATGGCGAAGAAAAGGAGCGAAAACTTGATATCGCCTACATGAATCAGCATTTTCCGCAAACAGAATTCAAGGTTTTGCCTAAACTGGGGCATGCAGGTCTTGTTTTATTGAAACCGGATTTATTTGTGACAATGATAAACGAATTGTTTTGA
- a CDS encoding single-stranded DNA-binding protein, whose protein sequence is MKQEMININANLVAEPTFSSFENEGEKVEVANFTLVKKYGKGKEYINCAAYGEKTEIAKAFEKGDLIHIFGYFKKREKEGKTYKNFVVKSYNKIEKKEENEEE, encoded by the coding sequence ATGAAGCAGGAAATGATTAACATCAACGCCAACTTAGTGGCGGAGCCTACCTTCTCAAGTTTTGAAAATGAAGGAGAGAAAGTGGAAGTTGCAAACTTCACGCTTGTAAAAAAGTACGGAAAGGGTAAGGAGTACATCAACTGTGCAGCTTATGGAGAAAAGACAGAAATAGCAAAAGCCTTTGAGAAAGGCGATTTAATTCATATCTTTGGTTACTTTAAGAAGCGTGAAAAAGAGGGAAAGACTTACAAAAACTTTGTAGTGAAGTCATATAACAAGATTGAAAAGAAAGAAGAAAACGAGGAGGAATAA
- a CDS encoding Maff2 family mobile element protein has product MAFFTQAVNVLKILVMAVGAGLGAWGVINLMEGYGNDNPGAKSQGIKQLMAGGGIVLIGLKLIPLLANVLN; this is encoded by the coding sequence ATGGCATTTTTTACACAGGCAGTTAATGTATTAAAGATTTTGGTTATGGCAGTAGGTGCAGGACTTGGAGCATGGGGCGTTATCAACCTGATGGAAGGATATGGTAATGACAATCCCGGTGCTAAGAGCCAAGGTATTAAGCAGCTTATGGCTGGAGGAGGTATCGTTCTTATCGGACTTAAGCTCATTCCACTACTTGCCAATGTACTCAATTAA